From Erinaceus europaeus unplaced genomic scaffold, mEriEur2.1 scaffold_474, whole genome shotgun sequence, a single genomic window includes:
- the POM121L2 gene encoding POM121-like protein 2, translated as MGSYLGKSGPPQLPPAQEHTDWPESPGNRRPAQPLHHVHRVQHVHRAHPAPRYRPARRPPNWNPDNPTSWGVREAWMRFPMRKFQNSILGPLSSDWWESYFKRSVWSLRHPRAIWSPVTIKIAPPEQPVPLVTSPAEVIKSAGSSPSEKHSDPCAKETVLRILKENKKERVGLEEPFFPENLDCKSPETKPSAFKPLMRNGVFFTSYEPRPGPLKRGLYSWSSVHSLNKRPSCCSSSSLTYRYTGSSLSFRRNAIASSYSSSRDLSESWKRSAPSESFQMPEWPMKKREKGHQFYSPVPLITDKSPQVSSNSGLPSPGDMMSLTPPQQLGYILHEGNLTLGKKLRLQWNNKARDNMAEANINPTPETQSASQPLSLTLPSTSTAPTQDTHSPVENLKKIQESPHSLTFSSSEEAINVTHSSLKTPSLLPPLGHSPSKPHAGTSSDSKLKDILILLTPVSPTSTVTDTTWPPLTPQADRSTVPQHPSVNTPMQSTLLGMTGSPAPHYPASMLPTATSADSTSNLSKELPPSSETGISFCSRISATVAVSSTQSIATSTFKPNFGSIASLKTMSVNDPSIKETSIPETTASPLSHDLIKTTSVIMSTPENISKDSASKSASDSGIANATSTMRSTSSCHMFLLGAASAFRTSISPATGLISPPCQQSTIPTVQTVTATSDALPSAVQILSSTSTANLGSMGSPLSATTPATRDQPSLLTSNSNSMPAVTVPLVSNSKSPFPLTLGIISQTALGVADRQKQGGSQPNIGPNFSSSFILGNSAVVSSMPTPTSAHPAFSRTTQFTFAGLTPSTSTFHIPARICSYSSSAPASFSFDQASTSSLGVVTQTHQSGNCGSVFGSTAPRPFAFGGLVTPMDCSESGVSVTGPDMSCSSGAFSNTIVSNRIANIATPFGKTWSQNTHGLTSESTPFSLGRARISAGKNALRGPPMAPFAQSTPVPGRGFGMPSSPTQRIVGKGPFRASTSSFSIGLKPKTPKSREQGHSRRHHAHRK; from the coding sequence ATGGGCAGTTACCTGGGCAAGTCCGGACCCCCACAATTGCCCCCAGCCCAGGAGCACACAGACTGGCCAGAGAGTCCAGGGAACCGTCGGCCGGCTCAGCCCCTTCACCATGTCCACCGGGTTCAGCACGTCCACCGAGCCCACCCTGCCCCTCGGTACAGACCTGCCAGGAGGCCTCCAAACTGGAATCCCGACAATCCCACTTCGTGGGGAGTCAGGGAAGCTTGGATGCGCTTTCCCATGAGGAAGTTCCAAAATTCCATCTTGGGGCCTCTTTCCTCAGACTGGTGGGAAAGTTACTTCAAGCGGAGTGTCTGGTCTCTCCGACATCCCAGAGCAATATGGAGCCCAGTGACCATCAAGATTGCTCCACCTGAGCAGCCGGTGCCCCTTGTGACTTCCCCAGCAGAGGTCATCAAGTCTGCAGGGTCTTCACCTTCTGAAAAGCACTCAGATCCGTGTGCAAAAGAGACAGTGCTGAGAATCCTcaaagagaacaagaaagagagagtgggatTGGAAGAACCATTCTTCCCTGAGAACTTGGATTGTAAGAGTCCAGAGACCAAACCATCTGCATTTAAGCCCTTGATGAGAAATGGAGTCTTCTTCACTTCTTATGAGCCCCGACCTGGACCCCTGAAGAGAGGTCTCTACTCCTGGAGCTCAGTGCACAGCTTGAATAAAAGGCCCAGTTGCTGCTCCTCGAGCTCCTTGACCTACAGGTACACAGGTAGCTCACTCAGCTTCAGAAGAAATGCAATTGCAAGTTCTTATAGTTCATCCAGAGATTTATCTGAATCTTGGAAGAGAAGTGCTCCCAGTGAGTCATTCCAGATGCCAGAGTGgccaatgaaaaagagagagaaaggtcaccAGTTTTACTCTCCAGTACCACTAATAACAGACAAGTCCCCACAAGTATCCAGCAATTCTGGGCTACCTAGCCCTGGGGACATGATGTCCCTAACCCCACCTCAGCAACTTGGTTATATTCTCCATGAAGGGAACCTGACTCTAGGGAAGAAACTTAGACTCCAGTGGAACAACAAAGCCAGAGACAATATGGCTGAGGCCAACATAAATCCAACTCCTGAAACTCAGTCTGCTAGTCaacctttgtctctcaccctaccTTCTACAAGCACAGCTCCAACCCAAGACACACATTCTCCTGtggaaaatttaaagaaaattcaaGAATCCCCACATTCCttgactttttcttcttctgaagAAGCTATCAATGTGACACATTCATCTCTAAAGACACCCAGCCTGCTGCCTCCGCTTGGGCACTCCCCATCAAAGCCCCATGCAGGCACCTCTTCAGACTCAAAGCTCAAAGATATTTTAATCCTTCTGACTCCAGTTTCTCCCACATCAACAGTCACTGATACTACATGGCCACCTCTGACTCCACAGGCTGACAGATCTACAGTACCCCAGCACCCATCTGTCAATACCCCTATGCAAAGTACCTTACTTGGAATGACGGGCAGCCCAGCTCCTCATTATCCTGCATCTATGCTTCCAACTGCAACATCTGCTGACTCTACATCAAACCTCTCTAAGGAGCTCCCACCCAGTAGTGAGACTGGAATTTCCTTCTGTTCCAGAATTTCAGCCACAGTGGCAGTGTCTTCAACTCAGAGTATCGCGACTTCCACCTTCAAGCCTAACTTTGGCAGCATAGCGTCACTTAAAACTATGTCTGTGAATGACCCTTCTATCAAGGAGACCTCTATTCCAGAGACCACTGCTTCTCCTCTTTCCCATGACTTGATTAAAACTACATCTGTGATCATGTCCACCCCAGAAAACATATCCAAAGACTCTGCTTCCAAGTCAGCTTCAGATTCTGGTATAGCGAATGCTACCAGTACCATGAGGAGCACTTCCTCTTGCCATATGTTCCTTCTTGGAGCTGCCAGTGCCTTCAGAACCAGCATTTCTCCAGCTACAGGCCTCATTTCTCCACCATGCCAACAGTCTACCATCCCCACTGTACAAACAGTCACTGCTACTAGTGATGCTCTTCCCAGTGCTGTCCAGATATTGTCTAGCACAAGCACTGCCAATTTGGGGAGCATGGGCAGCCCTCTTTCAGCTACAACCCCTGCAACTAGAGACCAACCTTCACTGTTAACCAGCAACTCCAATTCAATGCCAGCAGTCACTGTTCCCCTGGTATCAAACTCAAAATCACCTTTCCCACTGACCTTGGGAATCATTTCCCAGACTGCTTTGGGGGTTGCAGATAGGCAGAAGCAAGGAGGCTCCCAGCCAAACATTGGCCCAAATTTCAGTAGCTCTTTCATTTTGGGAAACTCAGCAGTGGTGTCCTCAATGCCAACACCAACTTCAGCTCATCCAGCCTTCAGCAGAACCACACAGTTTACCTTTGCTGGCCTGACTCCCTCAACCTCCACCTTTCACATCCCTGCCAGAATCTGTTCATACTCAAGCAGTGCTCCAGCAAGTTTCTCCTTTGATCAAGCTAGTACATCTAGTTTGGGAGTTGTCACTCAGACCCACCAGAGTGGAAACTGTGGCTCAGTGTTTGGCAGCACAGCCCCACGACCATTTGCATTTGGGGGATTAGTGACCCCTATGGACTGTTCAGAGTCTGGAGTCAGTGTGACTGGCCCAGACATGAGCTGTTCTTCAGGAGCATTCAGCAACACAATAGTTTCAAATAGGATCGCTAATATTGCTACACCCTTTGGGAAAACCTGGAGCCAGAACACTCATGGCCTGACCAGTGAGAGCACACCTTTTTCTTTAGGGAGGGCTAGAATTTCTGCGGGGAAGAATGCACTCAGAGGCCCTCCCATGGCCCCCTTTGCTCAGAGTACCCCTGTCCCTGGACGAGGTTTTGGGATGCCTTCTTCACCTACCCAAAGAATCGTTGGAAAAGGACCTTTTAGAGCATCAACCTCTTCATTTTCCATTGGTTTAAAACCAAAAACTCCCAAGAGTCGGGAGCAAGGACATTCCAGAAGACATCACGCCCACCGGAAATAG